The Takifugu rubripes unplaced genomic scaffold, fTakRub1.2, whole genome shotgun sequence genome contains the following window.
gctgatctgatgctgctctgatgctgctctgatgctactctgatgctgctctgatgctgctctgatgctgctctgatgctgctctgatgctgctctgatgctgctctgatgctgctctgatgctgctctgatgctgctctgatgctactctgatgctgctctgatgctgctctgatgctgatctgatgctgctctgatgctgatctgatgctgctctgatgctactctgatgctgctctgatgctgctctgatactactctgatgctgctctgatgctgctctgatgctgatctgatgctgctctgatgctactctgatgctgctctgatgctgctctgatgctgatctgatgctactctgatgctgctctgatgctgctctgatgctactctgatgctgatctgatgctgctctgatgctgatctgatgctactctgatgctgctctgatgctgctctgatgctgatctgatgctgctctgatgctgctctgatgctactctgatgctgctctgatgctgctctgatgctgctctgatgctgctctgatgctgatctgatgctactctgatgctgctctgatgctgatctgatgctgctctgatgctgctctgatgctgctctgatgctactctgatgctctgatgctgctctgatgctactctgatgctactctgatgctactctgatgctgctctgatgctgctctgatgctgctctgatgctgctctgatgctgctctgatgctactctgatgctgctctgatgctgctctgatgctgctctgatgctactctgatgctactctgatgctactctgatgctgctctgatgctactctgatgctgctctgatgctgctctgatgctgctctgatgctgctctgatgctactctgatgctgctctgatgctgctctgatgctactctgatgctgctctgatgctgctctgatgctgctctgatgctgctctgatgctactctgatgctgctctgatgctgctctgatgctactctgatgctgctctgatgctgctctgatgctacgCTGCCTCCCTGTGTGATGGGCACCGACAGGACAAAGGCTCAGATACCTGTGGACACGGTGGACGTCCCGGGGTGCAGACAGTTCTCAGATTAGGGAGGTGGGTCGATGGGACAGTGTCCCCACTGGAGTACAGAGGGCTTCACCAGCAGAGGAACAAGCATCCGGGCGGACTGGCCTTTCCGTAGACTTCCTGCTCCAGCAACCACACAAGGATATTGTCTGtggccttctcctcttcctggaTCTGGGTGGACAGCATCTTCCAACCAGTGCTGCAATTCCTGGAGGACCAGGAAAACAACTAACAGTTCTTCCATCCTAATTCCCTTGAGCTGGGAAGCTCAAACAGGAGAGCAATGTGCATGGGCTCGCCTGTTGTCCTGTGCTGGGTCCCATAATTCTGCCCATGCTCCTTACTGGCCCTCATACCGGGGGGGGAGTGGGAACCAATGTTTCCTGGAGAAGAGGCACCATAGCTGGGTTAGCCACTGCTGAAGAGGGTGGCAGAGGAGAAGCTGCCGAAGCGATGAGCTGCATGATGATGGCCTCCAGCCGAGCTGAGTCGTCGCCGTGGAGAGCGAGTCCAGGTCCGTTAGGGAATCTACAGAGGCATGGGGCTGCTACCCCACTGAGTCCTGATTTACAAGAACATTGAGCACCTGCTCGGTCTCTGCAGGGTCCATTATTAGCCAGATAATTACCTCCGAGGTTAGGAGACAGCCACTGATTGGCTTTCTCTTGGCCAAATAAGTTGAAAAGTTTGGGATGGATTTGAATGTTTCCAGAACATATTGCTCTCTGCTCAAAGCCAAAGGGGCTTTCAAGGAACTCTTCATACCTGTCTAAGGTAAGCTAGTATCTCTATCTGGAGAGAAGGACaaacgtcttcaagaaaacCCCAAATCCAGCCCAAGCAGAGATCCACCTCGCTGAGATGAGTGGTCCAGCTGGACAAAGAATTCAGGAGTTTGaacggaaaaaaaacaacaacttgcaTTAATGCCAGTAAAAGTAAgttaattataaaaaaaatacaaatcctAGACAAGTAATTAGGTCCAAAGGCAAAATTACAAAAAGGCAAACAGATTCTGCCAAACACAAAGTGGATGCAAGGTCAGAGCTGAGGGAGGCAcgaaataaagaggaaactCAGGAGATGAGCGTTCCCACTGCCACGAGACAGAATACGTAGTGGGATGGGatccaactaaccctaaccctctaaccctaaccctaaccctaaccctgaccctaaccctgaccctctaaccctgaccctaaccctgaccctaaccctaaccctaaccctaacctaactcaaccctgaccctgaccctaaccctctaaccctaaccctctaaccctaaccctaacctaaccctaaccctctaaccctaaccctgaccctgaccctaaccctctaaccctgaccctctaaccctgaccctaaccctaaccctaaccctctaaccctgaccctaaccctaaccctaaccctaaccctgaccctaaccctgaccctaaccctctaaccctaaccctaaccctaaccctgaccctaaccctgaccctctaaccctgaccctaaccctaaccctaacctaactcaaccctgaccctgaccctaaccctctaaccctaaccctctaaccctaaccctaacctaaccctaaccctctaaccctctaaccctaaccctaaccctaaccctgaccctgaccctaaccctctaaccctgaccctaaccctaaccctctaaccctgaccctaaccctaacctaaccctaacctaaccctaacctaactcaaccctgaccctgaccctaaccctctaaccctaaccctaaccctaaccctaaccctaaccctaaccctaaccctctaaccctaaccctgaccctgaccctgaccctgaccctctaaccctgaccctaaccctaaccctaacctaaccctaaccctctaaccctgaccctaaccctctaactctaaccctgaccctaaccctaaccctaaccctgaccctaaccctaaccctaaccctaaccctgaccctgaccctgagaccCTGTGAGGTCTTGAGTCACATTAAACAAAGATGTAACAATAAGAACATTGATAGGTTTGATCATTTGAACACATCTGTTGAATTCAGGTTtttcagtctgcacacacacacacacacacacacacacacacacacacacagacacacacacacacacacacacacacacgcgcgccagAAAAAAcactctggagctgcaggagcaacaggaacaaaTGAGTCAGGAAAATGTGTAGGTGGACTCTACTTTCATCTATCCATTAGagagggaagtgtgtgtgtgtgtgtgtgtgtgtgtgtgtgtgcgcgcgcgtgtgtgtgtgtgtgtgtgtgtgtgtgtgtgcccgctCCTCAGTGCTCAGCTGGTATCTAGCGTCTGCAGCTAGAGAATATGCTAATCCTCACATGGATTCAACACCAACATTTTCTGTCGTGAATTCTGTGGCATTTTAGAGgcaaatgtttttcttcctcttcttagATTAGAATAAAGATAAGATCTAAGCAGGCACACACTTAATGGAGGACAATAATCCGGACGAACCGGAGGGCATCAGAGCAGACCTCTTTCTTTAATGTCTTGCCATTCTAAGCCAGACAAGGAGACGGCGTAAAGGTCAGGAGGAAACAGCTCTGCCTGGAGAAGGGCAGACGGGGCTGCAGGTGggctgcagcctgctggggCTCCAGGTGAGGCAGAGCTCTCCAATCATTCTGCCCTCCTTTTGATGCCCTGGACTGGCGGATGTGTTTGCCATGACTGCTTGCTCCATCACAGACATACACCCCCACCCAGGAACATGGGGGGAGGGGTTTCCTGGACTGAAACCTGAGCCAGAGGCAGAGTCTGCAGCAGTTTCATCACTTCACAGTGTCTGATCAACATAAGAAATGGGTCAGTGGAGTAGGAGGAAGGGAGAAGGGAGGtctttgggggagggggaggaaggagcttTGTCAGGGAAACGTTGGTGCTTCACAAGAGCCTGAGGGAAGCTGCCAGCTGCAGGTCGAACCCTGATGAAGGTTCTCCACAACGTTTAATCAGAAGCCTGGAAAAAGccaggttctcctctcctctcctctcctctcctctcctctcctctcctctcctctcctctcctctcctctcctctcctctcctctcctctcccctcccctcctctctaaccctaaccctaaccctaaccctaaccctaaccctaaccctaacctaaccctaaccacccctgcagaggcctaacctaaccctaaccacccctgcagaggcctaacctaaccctaacttaaccctaaccacctctgcagaggcctaacctaaccctaacctaaccctaaccacccctgcagaggcctaacctaaccctaacctaaccctaaccagccctgcagaggcctaacctaaccctaacctaaccctaaccacccctgcagaggcctaacctaaccctaacctaaccctaacctaaccctaaccacccctgcagaggcctaacctaaccctaacctaaccctaacctaaccctaaccacccctgcagaggcctaacctaaccctaacctaaccctaaccacccctgcagaggcctaacctaaccctaacctaaccctaacctaaccctaaccacccctgcagaggcctaacctaaccctaacctaaccctaacctaaccctaacctaaccctaaccacccctgcagaggcctaacctaaccctaacctaaccctaacctaaccctaaccacccctgcagaggcctaacctaaccctaacctaaccctaaccacccctgcagaggcctaacctaaccctaacctaaccctaacctaaccctaaccaccacgGCACCATTAACACGAAACCCTTCAAACCTTTCACATGCCTGCAGGTCTGGATAGTCACCAGCCAATCAGGGGTGGGCGTGAGGAGTGTGTGGTGGTCCTGTGTGTGGTGGTCCTGTGTGTGGTGGTCCTGTGTGTGGTGGTCCTGTGTGTGGTGGTCCTGTGGTCAGTATGAagggatgccccccccccccccccccttacagcTGAACACACATGATGACCTCTGCATGAAGCATCTGAAGCCTGTCTGTCACACTGCTCATGAGGTTTGATCTCCAAATCGACCTGGGCTGGTAAAAAGCTCTCAGAGATGCTTTATTCATGTTCCACAAAGATTCAGCCACTGTTGAGCGTTGGACATTTCCGTTGGTAAAGAGCTGAAGAGAAGAGCTTCTCCTGggtgggtcggggggggggagagaatcATCTTCCCTCACTCACAAACGCAGTCTGGGAAAGTTCTGGTGTAGAAGACTGAGACTCGGCCCCCTCCAGGAGGCATTAAGCTCCAGTGGAGTCCTCCAGAGACCCTGCTGCTGAGTAGGTGGCAGGATGAAGCATCTCCCATTCAGTGTGTGTGGTGCAGCCGTGTGGCGGAGTGATACAGTTCCCCGGCGTGATGCGCCTGACACCCCTCCAGCCCCTCTGCCGTGCTAACCCCCCCCTCTTCAGACGGGCGCTGGCTCCCATTCAATGGCTTCCTGACTAATCTGTGTGCTGGAGAAGCTCTTGTCTCTCGGTTGCATCTAATTCTGAGCGCTGCTGCAGGTTCGGTCGTCCCACTGCTGGAGCCCAGGACAAATTTGTCCTTCACCAGTCACAATGAAAGAGTTGAGCTCTACTTGTTCTTTGGTATTTCAGTGGGACCAGAGAGGAGCTTTTCATCCCCATTCACTCTGAGGGGAGGGTGTTGGTGGGAGAGCGGAGCAGCTTTCACGTGGAACCTGTTGCGCTGCgataggctgaggctgctgtgggacttcccatcatgcacctctGCTCTACTCCCCCTCTGAGTGGttcctccccccacctgcccccccacaTCTTGGGTCTGACCTGAGGAGATGAGGTCACATCCTGCACGCACTCATTATTTACACTAAAGCGCATTCATACCATGTTTTTATTGATGCTTTCTaagtaaaatgtgtgtgtgtggggtgtgggtgtggggggggtgtgtgtgtgtgtgtgtgtgtgggtgtgggtgtgtgtaatGTCTTGAATGGTCCCAACTCACACTCTGAGTGATATAATAAGGAACATGTGGAGTCAGACAATTGTCTCCACAGTGCTCAATGAAGGAGAAAATTCTGTTATataccaccacacacacacacacacacacacacacacacacacacacgcacacacacacacacgcacacacacacacacacacacacacagcatgaatgaaagttcctcctctgtgtccatCTGAAGCAGCAAGAGCAGCCTTTCTTTGTGCACATCTCATTAAATGAAGGTGATGCGTTCATGAAATTTGCTATTTTACAACACAAACCTATTATTGTCATCATGAAGCAGCACTATGTGTGTATTTTATGGATGTGCTGGTGAGTCAAGGCGGACTGAGTCCACCAATGGTGAGTCAGGTCTCCACAGACAGCTAAGCTGAAgtccatgtgtttgtgtttggccTTAAAGCTCTTGTCAGCTTTTTTGTGGTGGTGAAATTTCTTCCTAATAATATGTTTTACGGGCCAGTTTGTCTTCTGTGAGCTTGTGTTGAATGTTTCCATCTTGAAGGGATCATTAGAGCGGCTCTCTCCACGTTTCCTATCTCGCAGTTGCACAAGTTTAAACATCAGTGTTTCCAGCAGGACCACCTCAAATGAGGCTGCATATTTAAGGGGGGACAACCAGAGACccgagaccagagaccagaggccagagaccagagaccagaggccagagaccagagaccagaggccagagaccagaggccagagaccagagacccgagaccagagaccagagacccgagaccagaggccagagaccagaggccagaggccagagaccagagacccgagaccaaagaccagagaccagaggccagagaccagaggccagaggccagagaccagagaccagaggccagaggccagagaccagaggccagagaccagagaccagagaccagagaccagaggccagagaccagagaccagaggccagaggccagaggccagaggccagagaccagagacccgagaccagagaccaaagaccagagaccagaggccagagaccagagaccagaggccagagaccagagacccgagaccagagacccgagaccagaggccagagaccagaggccagaggccagagaccagagacccgagaccagagaccagagaccagagaccagaggccagagaccagaggccagaggccagagaccagagaccagagaccagagaccagagaccagaggccagagaccagagacccgaggccagaggccagagacccgAGACCCGAGACccgaggccagaggccagaggccagaggccagaagccagagaccagagacaagagaccagaggccagagaccagaggccagagacccgAGGCcaaagaccagagaccagaggccagagaccagagaccagagaccagagaccagaggccagagaccagagaccagagaccagaggccagagaccagagaccagaggccagaggccagagaccagagacccgagaccagagaccagaggccaaagaccagaggccagaggccagagaccagagaccagaggccagagaccagagacccgagaccagagaccagagaccagaggccagaggcccgaggccagaggccagagacccgAGACCCGAGACCCGAGACccgaggccagaggccagaggccagaggccagaggccagaggccagaagccagagaccagagaccagagaccagagacaagagaccagaggccagagaccagaggccagagacccgagaccagaggccaaagaccagagaccagaggccagagaccagaggccagagaccagagaccagagaccagagaccagaggccagagaccagagaccagagaccagaggccagaggccagagaccagagaccagaggccagagaccagaggccagagaccagagaaacgagaccagagaccagaggccagaggccagagaccagaggccagagaccagagaccagagaccagagaccagagaccagagaaacGAGACCaaaggccagaggccagagaccagagagcaaaggccagagaccagaggccagaggccagagacaaGAGACAAGAGACCAGAGACAAGAGAcaagagaccagagaccagagactagaggccagagaccagaggccagagaccagagaccagctGATCTTCCACGGGTTCCACGGGCGATATGGCGACATGATGGGACGTTTTGGTTTATGGGCCAGTGCTGACTGAGCAGGCTCAGCTTTAGGAGCCTTGGCCAACACTCACAGCCGCCATCCTTCTGCCCCCAGACCTGGAGGGAGCTACAGGAGCCAGAAAAgacctgctcctcttcctctccagccaGGGAGAGGTCATCAAGAACAGACCTGTGGGACGCTACTCACAACACTGACCTGAGGAGGGTCAAGAGGTCACGAAGCAAACCAGACACATCTGCAATGTACCGTTTTTATTGGACTTATATagaaatacttaaaaaaaacatgaagtagCACCATTACTTAAGTTTTACTTTTTATCATGTATAGctttaaatgtcagaaaaataaaactcttgATACATTTTCAAATCTTGTCTCAGCAAATATAATATTAGTATTTGACCATGAGATTAAAGGCCCTttatcataaaataaaatatacttTGTTCTTAAACTTTGCTCAATAAAGTACATTTACTCTCAAGTAACTTCACCTACATATACATAAACAAGTGGTaaacaaatgtaataaaatagaaatactaAAACTATAGTGGTGCAACAGAAGTCTGTAATTCCCACTAGAATCTAAGTCATAAAAATTTTTAGAAAGCATTTTTGCTCAACTTACTTacgttttttttacatttaaatgtttcataATAGAAGAAAATATGCTTTATATTACAGAATAAAAATATGCCGATTGAAGCagatttaaaagattttttttgctGAACCTATAAAAACTCCAACACTGTCAAAtgcaaaacacattttgtggACTTCCTCCCGCGTTTAAAACAATACAGTGATTGATGCCATAAGgccataataaaaaaaaataatcgaAAAATTCAACCCAGCTACAAAAAAGTTCACTGAACTTAAATTaaaacatctgtaaacatcTTTGCAATAAGAAATATAATCTTTCAAGtcaaaaaaagaataaacccttcagtcagtcagtctcgTTGCTCCAGACACCTGACGTAAAGGTGATTCTATACATTGATTGGGAGGATATGTTGTTGCGTTCCCTCGTGTGGCGGGCGGAGCCGCGGCGTCGCTGGAGGTCGACGCCTCTTCGGGGCTGCAGCCTTTGGCTTCCCTCTACATTCGATTggccccccccaaccctccacCCTgacccccttcccctcctcgcTCGGAATACAGGGACAACTTGACTAGAACTATTGATTACTATGCTGTAATATGTAAAACATGCAGGTTACATGTTGAAAGTATTGCCCAAAGCTACAGGATATTATAAACAATTACGATGGAGCAAACTGAAGGTATCCGTCGCGGTTGCTGCAGCGCTGTCGTACATATCTATGTACACCTTCCGGGCGTTTGATTGGCTGATCCTTTTAAAGCGGCGAGAAGAGCCGGTCGTTGCTCGGCTACAGTCACTTCCCCTTAGGAAAATATGCGAATAGCCTGAGTGACGCCGGCATGGCAAACGGGGCATTGGGGCTCGCTCCTCTCACAGATCCGGTTGGCACATTCCATACAGAACAGGTTGTGTCCACAAGGGACCAAGGCAGCGATCACCTCGCTTTCAAAGCACACCGAACAGTCGCGGCTGCCTTTCCGACTCGTGccggaggacgtggaggaggacgaggaggaggatgacgatgaGGCCGAGGAGTCAAAAGGGACCCCGGAGAGGTGAGGGCCGGGCAGGGAGGCGACGGCGCTGGAATAGCCAGGGAATGTGAGTAAATTTCCTCCAGGGTCGCTGCGCACCCTCCTGGCTAGAGGGTGCTCGACGGGGCCTCCGGAGTGGCTGTGGAGAGGCGGGGACAGTCTGGGCTGCACCGTGCAACCGGTACCCCTCCTCTGACCTGCCACCACACCGTTGGCATTGGCAGCGAAGGCTACGGTAGAGGTGGGGGAGCCACCTCCCGCAGCCAGGCGGCCATCATACTGGGTCCAGAGTAGTCCTGGGGGGGCTGGTGTGGGGTCAAACCCAGGGGAGTCAAAGCTCAGATCAGTGCAGTCAGGTGAGATCACCTCACTTCCAAAGACAAACTCGTTGCCAttgctgttgttgatgttgttgttgttgttgttgttgctgttgttggtgtAGCTGAGAGCAGGACTTGGCGGACTGTAGTCTGCCATGCGGGAGCCGCTGTTGCCAAAGTAGGAGTCCGTGGAGGCGCTGCCCAGGGAGGAGGACGAGTCGTTGCGGTAATTGGAGAAGGGCTTGCGTGCCGAGGTGAGGGTCATCCCAGAGCTGGGCTTGGACCACAGGGAGGCATGTCCATGGAGGTCAAAGCCCACGTCGGTCCCGTTTGCGTGGAAGTCATTCTCGTCCTGGAGTTCGATGAAGCCCCCCGTCCTCATGGCAATGTGGGCCTCGATTTCTTCACGCGCCCGGTCCACGTTCTCCGGCATCCCCGTCACCTCGAACACTGGCTCTTTGTCTCGACTGGGGGTGACGATGTAGGTGTGGGTTTGCTGTTGAATCCTCTTGATCGTGGCACCTCTGGGCCCCACAACTAGACCCACCACCCGGTAAGGTACACGTACCTGGATGGTGGTCTGGCCGGGCAGGTTAGGGGGTCCAGGGACCGGAGCCTCACTCCCGTTCagactgctgtttttgtttctggaaGCCCGGATCATGGAGAAATgctcagcagcagagatgatCTCTCTCCTCGCCATAGCAACATCCTCCCTGCGACCCGTCACCACAAAAACCGGCTCTTCACCTCGAACTGGGGTCTTGATATAGGTGTTGGTCTTTGCCCGCAGTGCTTTGATCTTGCAACCTGGGGGGGTGGGAAATGGGAAAAAGTGAGGGTGTGTTCCAGGAATTTAAAAAACGTCAAATCTCTTTAGCAACATAGATGCTAAGTTTAGCACCGCTGGGGAGGACACGACCGACCTCTCAGATTTACTTCTGCATCTCCAGATTAACAGATAATGGAtgcaggtgcccccccccatttacCACCAGCAGGACGGACCCCCAGAGGAGCCCGTTCCcgctcaagggttcttcctgttaaaaggctgTTTGTTTGGTGGCTCTATTTTCGTTTCTCAGGACCACatcaaatggggggggggggtgttgttgtgATGCCACAGCCAGAGGGGAACCCAACTGAGGGTCCACTCTAGGACGGGGGTCCACACCCGGTCACATGCATCAGAACCATGCTAGGGATGTGAGCCAGAACCAGGCAGCTTTTCTGCCTCCTAAATAAAGACCTGTCTGAATCTGTGAGGAATCCCAGCGAGCGTGGAACATCTGGCCACAACAGGTCAGGTCTGTTCTTCTACACCCTTAAAGCTTCAGTTCTTTATAATTACTGTGTCTGTATAATACTCGCCCCTCTATCACGCATCTGTCACGCATCTGTCTGTCCCTGGACCTTTTCTGGGGCTGATACATGATGCTATTTACTTAGCCGACATTTCGGTGTCACgcagggacacagaggaggatgaaCCAGCACATGACTGGTGTAAACATCGATTAATGAGGAGTGATTATGGAGCTGCGGCAAACGGGTTAACGCGGGTTAAGCTCTATTTTGTTTTCATATAATTCCATTAATCCTGGTAATTTAATTCCGCATAAATTACATCATCCGATGTGAAACTAGGCTA
Protein-coding sequences here:
- the LOC101066404 gene encoding RNA-binding protein MEX3B; amino-acid sequence: MPSSLFADGSVQGDALDDQRALQIALDQLSLLDLDNDENPLYDNSQEPRKKSVNMTECVPVPSSEHVAEIVGRQGCKIKALRAKTNTYIKTPVRGEEPVFVVTGRREDVAMARREIISAAEHFSMIRASRNKNSSLNGSEAPVPGPPNLPGQTTIQVRVPYRVVGLVVGPRGATIKRIQQQTHTYIVTPSRDKEPVFEVTGMPENVDRAREEIEAHIAMRTGGFIELQDENDFHANGTDVGFDLHGHASLWSKPSSGMTLTSARKPFSNYRNDSSSSLGSASTDSYFGNSGSRMADYSPPSPALSYTNNSNNNNNNNINNSNGNEFVFGSEVISPDCTDLSFDSPGFDPTPAPPGLLWTQYDGRLAAGGGSPTSTVAFAANANGVVAGQRRGTGCTVQPRLSPPLHSHSGGPVEHPLARRVRSDPGGNLLTFPGYSSAVASLPGPHLSGVPFDSSASSSSSSSSSSTSSGTSRKGSRDCSVCFESEVIAALVPCGHNLFCMECANRICERSEPQCPVCHAGVTQAIRIFS